Below is a genomic region from Methanoregula sp..
TCCGGCAGAAAGGGCAATAGGTGTTGAATTTCGCTGGCATTTTCATAAAATTTTCACCGATAAGTTGGATATAGAATACCAATATTATTTGCTAAGATTGATATTTAAGACTATGTTGCGTTCACTTAAGACCGCAGCATTCCGCTCGGGAAGCGTCACTATATCTCCTTTTGAAAGAGTATAAATCCTCCCATCCACTCCCATGAACGATTCCATATTTTCGAGTGCGCGGACTAATACACAGGGGTGTGTATGGGGCAGGTGTGCCTTGTGCTGGGCCGCAACGAGAACTGCGGGAGCACCCGTATCTTCAGATACGGGTTCCGGCTCACCGCTTTCATCGACATCATCTTCCGCAGTCACGGGGACCGGGGGAACATTATACAAAAGAGTGCCCTGGCACTGTTCGATCGCTGCGGTGATCTGGTCAAACATCTCCCGCTCGGCAGGAATGGTGCGTTTCACTTCCTCGCGATCATAATAATTGCCCTCGGCATGCATGATCGTCAGGGCAAGGATCTTGCGGGAACGAATCGCAAAGAGATCATGAAGCGTCTCTTTTATCGCCAGGGTTTCTTCGATTAAGGAACGGGCTTCATCTGACAGGGGATCGTCAAGCTTGTATACCTTAGCCATGAGCGATGAGAGCTCTTCATGCCCGCGCTCAAAAATATCCGGGGCGGTTGCTGTCAGCCTTCCCGTCTCCCGCTCTGAAAGCAGGATACTGCGCAGATCATCAAGCGTCATTAAGGTACCTCAGGCAATCTCTGCCATGCCGCGACAGCAGAGGAATACGGCGACTGCTTCCGGTACTGTAATGATGCCTTTTTGGAGCTCATAAGCACTTCCGAGCATCGGCATCTTAAGCGCAAACCGGCAGTCCACCTTAATATCCCGGGTCCCGAAGACCACAGCGTCAGTAAGCGGGTCGAATGTATGCAGCTCGCGGAGCTCGAGCGGCTGCACCCGCATACCACTCCCGCCATGCAGGGATGTGGGCAGGCGGATCAGCCGTTTTGTGTCCGTAGTAACCGGTTCATCAGCAAGGGCTGCACGGGCGAGCACTCGTTTTTTGAACTCGCCTTCCTGCTGGGCGACGACAACGGACAGGACACGGTTTGTTTTTAAGATACTGGCCGAGGGATGACGTGCGATCTCGGCAAGGATCTCCTCCCGCTTTTTTAAAAACGTGATCGCGGACTCTTTCCCGATCCCTTCCATGCCGGTGAGATGTGCCATCGCTTCCGGCTCGGGCAGGGATCCGATCCACTGGAGGTACTCCGTAAGTGCAGCCCGGTACCGGTTCGGCCAGCCCGGCACTTGTGTATTCTTTCCCGTCAGCATTACCGCCGGGTCGATCCCGATTCCACAGACATAATCGATCAGTTCCCGGCGCTCTGCGCTACCCCAGTTACGGAACGCGAGATCCCGGACATGGACATGGTATCCCCGGCCTCCGGAAAAGACCAGCTCGATGGTCCTGGGATCCATGCCGAATTCATCGAGAAGGATGGCGAGGAGTTTTTCGGTCTCCTCTTTTACCCGGGCAAGCATCAGGTCATACGCCCCCCGCACGATATGATCCGCATCGAGATCGAAGATCAGGTCTGCCCCGCACCAGCCTTTGTCCGCCATGGTGCCGGCATCCGGTGTCTCGTAATAGGCAGTCGAGTAATAGGTGTGCTGTGGCACAACATTTTTGAGATATTCGAACAGTTCATCCCGGCCGGAAAATCCCACGTGCCGTCGCATGCGCATCTCGGATGCACCGGGATTGAAGAGTACAAATCCCCATTCGCGCTGCTCGAGTGCCGGTGGTGCAACAAGCACGGTTTTCCGGTAGTACTCAGTAAACCGCTGCCGTACAAATGCAGTTGTTGCCGGGTTCATGGCAGCTCCTTAACCATATAGGGCCCTGCACGCTCATAGCCCTGCCGCCGGTAATAGGGGCGCACCCCCATACCGCTCATAATCGCAAGCCGGGAGTATCCACCCGTTATCGCAGTCTCTTCTGCTAGGGCAAGCAGGGCCCGCCCGTAATTCCGGTGCTGCCACTCCTCGGAATCTGCATCCCTGCCAACCGGTACAAGGCTGCCGTAGACATGGAGTTCCCGCATAAGGGCGGCATTCTCCAGTTCGGGACGGTAAACCTTCGAGGGGAAGCGGAGACGGGTAAACCCGATCAGGGAATCTCCGGATACTGCTGAGATGAAATGCTCGGTCCCGCCGCAGCACTCGTACTTTTTCACCCGCATGTCGGATTCAACGATCGAAGGGAGCCGGCCGATCTCGCGGCAGCGGATACAGCGGCATTTCCTGCCGGTGGCTTTCAGCCGGTTCTGGGCCAGCTGCCGGAAGTTGGAATGCCGGGAGCCGGCAACGATCAGCTTGGCGGGAATATCCCGCTGGATCCGCTGGAGCCGGACGAATTCGGGGATGAGGGTTTTTGCATATGCGATGAGCTCGATCAACTCATTCTCCTTGTAGGGCGAATAGATCCCCCGCTCCCAGTGCTCCTCGATCTCGGAGCCCGGGGTGACGAGCGTGGGGTAAATCTTGAGAAAGTCCGGCTTGAACCGGGGATCGGAAAAGATCGTCTCGAACATCAGTTTATCGGATTCGAGCGTTGAGCCGGGCAGGTTGGGCATCATGTGGAACCCGACTTTGAGCCCGGCATCGCGGAGCAGCGTATTGGCCTCTACCGTATCGGCTACCGTGCAGCCGCGCCGGTTATAGGTAAGGATCGCATCGTCCACATGCTGGACACCCAGTTCCACTTTCGTGACACCCAGGCTCAGCATCCGGTCGATGTGCTCACGCCTGCACCAGTCCGGACGGGTCTCGAACGTGATCGCAACACAGCGGATTGCAGACCGCTCGTTATCATTCTCAACAGACACGACATCGGGGGGGACGGGTGCCGGAGTGCCCCCGGGATACGTATTCATCGACTCGATGCAGCGGGCGACAAACTGTTCCTGGTATTCCGCGGGGCGGGCAGTCATGGTCCCGCCCATGACGATCAGTTCCACCTTGTCCACGCG
It encodes:
- the priS gene encoding DNA primase catalytic subunit PriS, which produces MNPATTAFVRQRFTEYYRKTVLVAPPALEQREWGFVLFNPGASEMRMRRHVGFSGRDELFEYLKNVVPQHTYYSTAYYETPDAGTMADKGWCGADLIFDLDADHIVRGAYDLMLARVKEETEKLLAILLDEFGMDPRTIELVFSGGRGYHVHVRDLAFRNWGSAERRELIDYVCGIGIDPAVMLTGKNTQVPGWPNRYRAALTEYLQWIGSLPEPEAMAHLTGMEGIGKESAITFLKKREEILAEIARHPSASILKTNRVLSVVVAQQEGEFKKRVLARAALADEPVTTDTKRLIRLPTSLHGGSGMRVQPLELRELHTFDPLTDAVVFGTRDIKVDCRFALKMPMLGSAYELQKGIITVPEAVAVFLCCRGMAEIA
- a CDS encoding tRNA uridine(34) 5-carboxymethylaminomethyl modification radical SAM/GNAT enzyme Elp3; translated protein: MDEALAFREMISRILTLPPGDEAIVAVKIDVCKKYRLSAVPKNSAILAAAGPEEKKILRKILLVKPTRTLSGVAPVAVMTSPAPCPHGKCLPCPGGPEHPYQSPQSYTGEEPAALRAREHNYDPFMQVHARLEQFELLGHRVDKVELIVMGGTMTARPAEYQEQFVARCIESMNTYPGGTPAPVPPDVVSVENDNERSAIRCVAITFETRPDWCRREHIDRMLSLGVTKVELGVQHVDDAILTYNRRGCTVADTVEANTLLRDAGLKVGFHMMPNLPGSTLESDKLMFETIFSDPRFKPDFLKIYPTLVTPGSEIEEHWERGIYSPYKENELIELIAYAKTLIPEFVRLQRIQRDIPAKLIVAGSRHSNFRQLAQNRLKATGRKCRCIRCREIGRLPSIVESDMRVKKYECCGGTEHFISAVSGDSLIGFTRLRFPSKVYRPELENAALMRELHVYGSLVPVGRDADSEEWQHRNYGRALLALAEETAITGGYSRLAIMSGMGVRPYYRRQGYERAGPYMVKELP